One Tolypothrix bouteillei VB521301 DNA window includes the following coding sequences:
- the cas4 gene encoding CRISPR-associated protein Cas4 translates to MEEKDNQLVPLEFKKGRMANHLNDHFQLCGAAMCLEERIGSSIPYGEIFYYANRRRERINFTPALRLATEQAIQAARSAIGGVMPPPIDNPKKCRDCSLQKICLPKEIKKLRIEV, encoded by the coding sequence GTGGAGGAAAAAGACAACCAGTTAGTCCCTTTGGAATTTAAGAAAGGACGCATGGCAAACCACTTGAACGACCATTTTCAACTCTGTGGTGCGGCTATGTGTCTGGAAGAACGGATAGGAAGTTCTATTCCTTACGGAGAAATTTTTTACTACGCCAACCGCCGTCGCGAGCGTATCAATTTTACACCCGCATTGCGGCTGGCGACAGAACAAGCAATTCAAGCAGCGCGATCGGCAATTGGAGGGGTAATGCCACCACCAATTGACAATCCGAAAAAGTGTCGGGATTGTAGCTTGCAGAAAATTTGTTTACCAAAAGAAATCAAAAAACTACGTATTGAGGTATAA
- a CDS encoding tetratricopeptide repeat protein, translating to MPKRISLISLLIIFGLCSIPQPGTAQALVPHTLQLDAAKLEQQGLGLAKEAAQLAQFQQFELALPRARLASQLAPNNDKVWFLLGGLYLQTKDVNTAISALKKAETLNPKNGDVQFALGSAHFQQQKYQEAVNYYQKGLALKPNDPEGFFDLGNAYFMLRKFPDAVSQFQKAVSFDKKFWPAINNIGLILYEQGNIQGAIAQWQNAVAIDKQAAEPLLALAVALYTKGDQKQGLIMGQAALRIDDRYADVDFLKQNLWGDRLLSDTKKFLELPSIQSALQQEVPGSSSPAKLPQQQPPQ from the coding sequence GTGCCTAAACGAATTAGTTTAATTTCTCTTCTCATTATCTTTGGTTTGTGCAGCATACCGCAACCAGGAACTGCACAGGCATTAGTACCTCATACACTGCAACTAGACGCAGCCAAATTGGAGCAGCAAGGTTTGGGTTTGGCAAAGGAAGCAGCTCAACTCGCTCAGTTCCAACAATTTGAACTTGCTTTACCAAGAGCACGGTTGGCTTCGCAACTTGCTCCAAACAATGATAAAGTCTGGTTCCTCTTGGGTGGTTTGTATTTACAAACGAAGGATGTAAATACAGCAATTTCTGCCTTGAAAAAAGCAGAAACCCTCAACCCCAAAAACGGGGACGTTCAATTTGCTCTGGGTTCGGCTCATTTTCAACAGCAAAAGTACCAAGAAGCTGTCAACTACTATCAAAAGGGATTGGCGCTAAAACCCAACGATCCAGAAGGTTTCTTTGATTTGGGTAATGCTTACTTTATGCTGCGTAAATTTCCGGATGCAGTCAGCCAGTTTCAAAAAGCAGTTTCCTTTGACAAAAAATTCTGGCCAGCCATTAATAACATCGGATTAATTTTGTACGAGCAAGGGAATATTCAAGGTGCGATCGCACAATGGCAGAATGCGGTTGCTATCGATAAGCAGGCGGCTGAACCTTTGTTAGCTCTTGCTGTAGCATTATATACTAAAGGTGACCAAAAACAAGGATTGATAATGGGGCAAGCTGCACTCCGCATTGACGATCGCTATGCTGATGTAGATTTTCTCAAACAAAACCTTTGGGGCGATCGCTTACTATCTGATACAAAGAAATTTTTGGAATTACCCAGCATTCAATCTGCTCTCCAACAAGAAGTACCTGGTTCGTCATCTCCTGCTAAGCTCCCACAGCAGCAGCCTCCACAGTGA
- the cas5d gene encoding type I-D CRISPR-associated protein Cas5/Csc1: MALYHCTLTLHDNVFFATREMGILYETEKYLHNWGLSFALFSIHYIPQPYRLQGELAQKPTYLVERSLTYQWHYRCSGGKRQPVSPFGI; this comes from the coding sequence ATGGCGCTATACCACTGCACGTTGACGCTACACGATAACGTTTTCTTCGCTACAAGAGAAATGGGAATTCTCTATGAAACTGAAAAATATTTGCATAATTGGGGGCTAAGTTTTGCACTTTTTTCAATTCATTACATTCCCCAACCCTATCGCCTTCAAGGAGAACTGGCACAAAAACCGACATACTTAGTGGAGCGATCGCTTACTTATCAATGGCATTATCGATGCAGTGGAGGAAAAAGACAACCAGTTAGTCCCTTTGGAATTTAA
- a CDS encoding chlorophyll a/b-binding protein, which translates to MQDTTRATTPVIDDRNAWRWGFTPQAEVWNGRLAMIGFAAAALIELFSGQGFLHFWGIL; encoded by the coding sequence ATGCAAGATACAACAAGAGCTACTACTCCAGTCATCGACGATCGCAACGCGTGGCGCTGGGGTTTCACTCCTCAAGCAGAAGTTTGGAACGGTCGTTTGGCAATGATTGGTTTTGCTGCAGCCGCTTTAATTGAATTGTTCTCCGGTCAAGGTTTCCTCCATTTCTGGGGCATTCTATAA
- a CDS encoding DNA gyrase/topoisomerase IV subunit A, producing the protein MAKQLNLLSEGQVITTALHTEMQRSYLEYAMSVIVGRALPDVRDGLKPVHRRILYAMHELGLVPDRPYRKCARVVGDVLGKYHPHGDQAVYDALVRLIQDFSSRYPLLAGHGNFGSVDNDPPAAMRYTETRLAPISHEGMLAEIGDETVDFIGNFDNSQQEPTVLPAQLPFLILNGSSGIAVGMATNVPPHNLSEVVDGLIALIDDPNLSDEKLFALIPGPDFPTGGEIVGNTGIREAYTTGKGSIVLRGVARIEEVPGSKGTKRRTAIVVTELPYQVNKAGWIEKVAELVNQGRLQGIADIRDESDREGIRVVIELKRDTNPHEILQNLYHQTALQSNFGAILLALVEGQPRQLSLRQMLQEFLNFREQTLNRRYSYELVKAESRQHLVEGLLTALSHLDEAIAILRSAADGTTAKMSLQTQLSLSEVQADALLSMPMRRLTGMEQQNLQKEYEQLSEQIQLLGKLLSDRKELLKSLKKDLRTLKRKYGDARRTRILVPTEENRGGRKASEQKSQGAQEKSTATFSDGSLAANPKLSVPAEDVVLEFSHRGYVRRLQPSAKKPKAENGTSDNDFIIQTVSTDTEKEVLALSSGGKVYPVKVGDIPPTNGRSARGTPLITLLSSTAQGTQETVINRFVVPENPDTDLVLLTKQGRIKRLSLTELTNLSRRGITVLKLKDDDELLFTQFATTGKHLFVASSGGRVLRFVVNDEQLPIMGRTAMGLQSLRLRQRETMVGCVTCETEENLLLVTQTGYAKRLSINGLRPANRGDIGTQVFKFAEKADTLAAMVRAIASSEVALITNHQRVVRLAVETVATLGRDSTGDKVLQLNRDEKVITVVPLH; encoded by the coding sequence ATGGCGAAACAGTTAAACCTCCTCTCGGAGGGACAGGTCATTACCACAGCCTTGCATACTGAGATGCAAAGGTCATATCTAGAATATGCCATGAGTGTCATAGTTGGGCGGGCGTTGCCAGACGTGCGAGATGGTTTAAAACCAGTTCACCGGCGTATTTTATATGCTATGCACGAATTAGGTCTTGTCCCTGACCGACCCTATCGTAAGTGCGCTCGTGTAGTGGGAGATGTATTGGGTAAATACCATCCCCACGGAGATCAGGCTGTTTACGATGCCCTAGTAAGACTGATACAAGACTTTTCCAGTCGCTACCCCTTACTAGCAGGACATGGCAATTTCGGTAGTGTGGATAATGACCCTCCAGCTGCGATGCGTTATACAGAAACGCGTCTAGCGCCAATCAGCCACGAAGGTATGTTGGCGGAAATTGGAGATGAGACAGTAGACTTTATAGGAAATTTTGATAACTCTCAACAAGAACCAACGGTATTGCCAGCACAGTTACCCTTCCTGATACTGAACGGTAGTTCTGGCATTGCTGTAGGTATGGCAACAAACGTTCCACCCCACAACTTGAGTGAGGTTGTTGATGGATTGATTGCGTTAATTGACGATCCCAATCTATCTGACGAAAAATTGTTCGCTCTGATACCAGGACCGGATTTTCCCACAGGGGGCGAAATTGTGGGAAATACCGGAATCCGCGAGGCATACACTACGGGGAAAGGGAGTATCGTTCTGCGAGGAGTAGCCCGGATTGAGGAAGTTCCCGGTAGTAAAGGAACTAAGCGGCGCACGGCAATTGTTGTGACGGAATTGCCCTATCAAGTGAATAAAGCAGGTTGGATTGAAAAGGTTGCAGAACTGGTCAACCAGGGTCGCTTGCAAGGAATTGCTGACATTCGAGATGAAAGCGATCGCGAGGGAATACGTGTGGTCATTGAACTCAAACGCGATACCAACCCTCACGAAATTCTGCAGAACTTGTATCACCAAACTGCGCTGCAAAGCAACTTCGGAGCAATTCTCCTAGCGTTGGTTGAGGGACAACCCCGCCAGTTGAGTTTGCGTCAGATGTTGCAAGAGTTTTTGAACTTTCGCGAACAAACGCTCAACCGTCGCTACAGCTATGAGTTGGTTAAGGCAGAAAGTCGGCAACATTTGGTGGAAGGTTTGCTCACAGCGCTCTCTCATTTAGATGAAGCGATCGCGATTTTGAGAAGTGCTGCTGATGGAACTACCGCAAAAATGAGCTTGCAAACCCAACTGAGTTTAAGTGAAGTACAAGCAGATGCGCTTTTGTCGATGCCTATGCGACGCTTAACGGGTATGGAACAGCAAAATTTACAAAAGGAGTACGAACAACTAAGCGAGCAAATTCAGTTATTGGGGAAATTGCTGAGCGATCGCAAAGAGCTATTGAAGTCACTGAAAAAAGACCTGCGTACTCTTAAACGCAAGTACGGTGATGCTCGTCGTACAAGAATCTTAGTACCAACAGAGGAAAACCGGGGAGGTAGAAAAGCTTCAGAGCAAAAGAGTCAGGGAGCACAGGAGAAATCAACAGCCACATTCTCAGACGGGAGTCTTGCAGCAAATCCAAAATTGTCAGTCCCAGCAGAAGATGTGGTTTTAGAGTTTAGCCACCGGGGATATGTACGTCGTCTTCAGCCTTCAGCTAAAAAGCCAAAAGCGGAAAATGGTACGTCGGATAATGACTTTATTATCCAAACTGTTTCTACTGACACGGAAAAAGAAGTGCTTGCACTTTCGAGTGGTGGGAAAGTTTACCCGGTTAAAGTTGGTGATATTCCTCCCACCAACGGACGTTCTGCACGGGGAACACCGCTTATTACCTTACTCTCCAGTACCGCTCAAGGTACACAAGAAACTGTTATTAACCGCTTTGTAGTACCTGAAAATCCAGATACCGATCTCGTTCTTCTGACCAAGCAAGGACGCATCAAGCGTTTGTCCCTGACAGAATTGACTAACCTCTCTCGTCGCGGAATTACAGTTTTGAAGCTAAAGGATGATGATGAATTGTTGTTCACTCAGTTTGCTACGACAGGGAAACACTTGTTTGTAGCAAGTTCGGGAGGGCGAGTTTTAAGGTTTGTGGTGAATGACGAACAACTCCCAATTATGGGTCGTACCGCTATGGGTTTGCAAAGTTTGCGCTTGCGTCAACGGGAAACCATGGTGGGGTGCGTAACTTGTGAGACCGAGGAAAACTTATTACTTGTCACTCAGACAGGATATGCTAAACGTTTGTCTATCAACGGGTTGCGACCTGCTAACCGTGGAGATATCGGGACTCAAGTTTTTAAATTTGCCGAAAAAGCTGATACACTCGCAGCAATGGTAAGAGCGATCGCGTCTTCTGAGGTCGCGTTAATCACCAATCACCAACGAGTGGTTCGCCTAGCCGTAGAAACGGTAGCGACTCTAGGTAGAGATAGCACGGGCGACAAAGTACTCCAACTTAACCGAGATGAAAAAGTTATTACAGTAGTCCCACTGCATTAG
- the rpoD gene encoding RNA polymerase sigma factor RpoD, giving the protein MNQANNVLEQIAYQPDELEIEMNQPELELEELLIDDEEDLLIGDDGELDEFLEPQSDEDDAKSGKAAKSRRRSQTKKKHYTEDSIRLYLQEIGRIRLLRADEEIELARKIADLLELERIREKLSQQLAREPYDSEWAEAVQLPLPQFRYRLHVGRRAKDKMVQSNLRLVVSIAKKYMNRGLSFQDLIQEGSLGLIRAAEKFDHEKGYKFSTYATWWIRQAITRAIADQSRTIRLPVHLYETISRIKKTTKLLSQEMGRKPTEEEIATRMEMTIEKLRFIAKSAQLPISLETPIGKEEDSRLGDFIESDGETPEDQVSKNLLREDLEKVLDSLSPRERDVLRLRYGLDDGRMKTLEEIGQIFNVTRERIRQIEAKALRKLRHPNRNSVLKEYIR; this is encoded by the coding sequence ATGAACCAGGCTAATAACGTACTCGAACAAATAGCATATCAGCCTGACGAACTAGAAATCGAGATGAATCAGCCTGAACTCGAGTTGGAAGAACTCTTGATAGATGATGAAGAGGACTTGCTGATTGGCGATGACGGCGAACTTGATGAATTTTTAGAACCTCAGTCTGATGAGGACGACGCAAAGTCTGGGAAAGCCGCTAAATCGCGTCGTCGGTCTCAAACTAAGAAGAAGCATTATACCGAAGATTCTATTCGCCTTTATTTGCAAGAAATAGGAAGAATTCGCCTATTACGTGCAGACGAAGAAATTGAACTGGCGCGGAAAATTGCGGATTTGCTCGAATTGGAACGGATACGCGAAAAACTTTCACAACAGTTGGCTCGCGAACCTTACGATAGTGAATGGGCAGAAGCAGTACAATTACCACTGCCACAATTCCGCTACCGACTGCACGTTGGTCGTAGAGCGAAAGACAAAATGGTGCAATCCAACCTGCGTCTTGTCGTTTCAATTGCTAAGAAATACATGAATCGGGGTTTGTCTTTCCAGGATTTGATTCAGGAAGGCAGTCTCGGTTTGATTCGCGCTGCAGAAAAGTTTGACCACGAAAAAGGTTATAAGTTCTCTACTTACGCAACGTGGTGGATTCGTCAGGCAATCACAAGAGCGATCGCAGATCAATCCCGGACGATCCGTCTGCCAGTTCACCTCTATGAAACCATCTCTCGTATTAAGAAAACAACCAAGCTGCTTTCTCAAGAAATGGGACGCAAACCCACAGAGGAAGAAATTGCTACGAGAATGGAAATGACTATCGAAAAACTGCGGTTTATCGCTAAGTCTGCTCAGTTACCAATTTCACTAGAGACACCAATCGGTAAAGAAGAAGATTCTCGATTGGGCGATTTTATCGAGTCCGATGGCGAAACTCCAGAAGATCAAGTCTCCAAGAATCTGCTGAGAGAGGATTTGGAAAAAGTTCTTGATAGTCTCAGCCCTCGCGAACGAGATGTTCTTAGATTGCGCTACGGTTTAGATGATGGTCGCATGAAGACTCTAGAAGAAATCGGACAAATCTTTAATGTCACTCGCGAACGGATTCGCCAAATTGAGGCGAAGGCACTTCGCAAGTTACGTCACCCAAATCGCAACAGCGTTCTTAAAGAGTACATCCGCTAG
- a CDS encoding acyltransferase, which produces MTVQELNINQLPSTSPTALSRVLELTLTNLIGWIPRPLGILLRRLAYRSILARVGRKIYIQMGVEFLGASSVEIGDDVKIMRDARFDMRAPNSLLRLGNKVCIDRGVDVKATVSDCVIEIGDGSYLGPYVCMAGPGHIKIGKECLIASHTSIYANNHREYGLSREGIEIQDNVWIGSGVRILDGVTIGKGSVIGAGAVVTKDIPPFSIAVGVPAKVIKASQGAGTA; this is translated from the coding sequence ATGACAGTTCAAGAACTCAACATTAACCAGCTACCATCTACCTCACCTACAGCTTTATCACGAGTATTAGAGTTGACACTCACCAATCTAATCGGATGGATTCCTCGTCCACTTGGTATTCTGCTGCGCCGACTGGCTTACCGTTCCATCCTTGCTCGTGTGGGTCGGAAAATTTATATTCAGATGGGAGTTGAGTTCCTTGGAGCCTCTTCAGTTGAGATTGGCGATGATGTGAAAATCATGAGAGATGCACGCTTTGACATGAGAGCACCAAACAGCTTATTACGTCTTGGGAACAAAGTTTGTATCGATCGCGGTGTTGATGTTAAAGCTACTGTTTCTGATTGCGTCATTGAAATCGGTGATGGCTCCTATTTAGGACCTTATGTCTGCATGGCTGGACCCGGTCACATCAAAATTGGGAAGGAATGCCTAATTGCATCTCATACAAGCATTTACGCCAACAATCACAGAGAGTATGGATTGAGCCGTGAAGGAATTGAAATTCAGGACAATGTTTGGATAGGTTCTGGAGTCAGGATTTTAGACGGAGTGACTATTGGGAAAGGAAGTGTCATTGGTGCTGGAGCAGTTGTTACTAAAGATATCCCTCCCTTTTCTATAGCAGTTGGAGTCCCTGCAAAAGTTATTAAAGCCAGTCAGGGAGCCGGTACAGCTTGA
- a CDS encoding response regulator, with translation MKTVLIVEDDLINARVFSKILTKRGGLDVKHTENVDEVMKFAQGGEVDIILMDVSLSRSVYQGKSVDGIKITQMLKSDPQTASLPIILVTAHAMEGDRENFLKASGADGYISKPVVDHQQFVDQIIALLPKNDN, from the coding sequence ATGAAAACTGTTTTGATTGTTGAAGACGATTTGATTAATGCTCGCGTTTTTTCTAAGATTTTGACCAAGCGTGGCGGCTTGGACGTAAAACACACTGAAAACGTGGACGAAGTAATGAAATTTGCCCAAGGAGGGGAAGTTGACATTATTTTGATGGATGTTTCTCTGTCACGAAGTGTTTATCAAGGTAAATCTGTAGATGGGATCAAAATCACACAAATGCTGAAATCCGATCCACAAACAGCTTCTTTACCTATTATTCTCGTGACAGCACACGCTATGGAGGGCGATCGCGAGAATTTTCTCAAAGCTAGTGGTGCAGATGGTTATATCTCCAAACCCGTTGTGGATCACCAACAGTTTGTTGACCAAATCATAGCACTGCTGCCTAAGAACGATAACTAA
- the cas7d gene encoding type I-D CRISPR-associated protein Cas7/Csc2, translating into MNTARTQAGLGHTDESKKQISRLVMFKRKQTTPERLAGRELLRGLSLTSADEANKDKHCEYNGEKSCKKCPDCIIYGFAIGDSGSERSKVYSDSAFSLSAYEQSHRSFTFNAPFEGGTMSEGGEMRSSINELDRVIPEVTFPTVETLRDSTYEGFIYVLGNLLRTKRYGAQESRTGTMRNYIAGIVFSDGEIFSNLHFTQALYDALKGDIDTPISEVLQQVEIVAKNLLNDEPVRNTKLIFGSQLDDLVGEINSLYQDEARLVETMTALHEQTKAYAESFGALKKKGK; encoded by the coding sequence CTGAATACTGCACGCACGCAAGCAGGTTTAGGTCATACAGATGAAAGCAAAAAACAAATTAGCCGTTTAGTGATGTTTAAGCGCAAACAAACCACACCTGAAAGACTGGCTGGACGAGAATTACTCCGTGGTTTAAGTTTGACGAGTGCGGATGAAGCAAATAAGGATAAACACTGTGAATACAATGGTGAAAAATCCTGCAAAAAATGCCCGGATTGTATTATTTATGGATTTGCGATCGGTGATAGTGGTTCCGAACGTTCTAAAGTCTATTCCGATTCGGCTTTTTCCCTAAGTGCTTACGAACAGTCCCATCGCAGTTTTACATTCAATGCGCCTTTTGAAGGTGGAACGATGAGTGAAGGTGGGGAAATGAGAAGCAGTATCAATGAATTGGATCGCGTGATTCCAGAGGTGACATTCCCTACCGTAGAAACGCTGCGCGACTCTACCTACGAAGGCTTTATTTACGTGTTGGGTAACTTGTTGCGGACTAAAAGATACGGTGCTCAAGAATCGCGCACGGGAACAATGCGAAATTACATTGCTGGAATTGTCTTTAGCGACGGTGAAATCTTTAGCAATTTACATTTCACTCAAGCACTGTACGATGCTTTAAAAGGAGATATCGATACTCCTATTAGTGAGGTTTTACAGCAGGTAGAAATAGTGGCAAAGAATTTACTGAATGACGAACCTGTACGCAATACTAAGTTGATTTTTGGTTCGCAATTAGATGATTTAGTCGGTGAAATTAATTCCTTATACCAAGATGAGGCTCGCTTGGTAGAAACTATGACTGCATTGCATGAGCAAACTAAAGCTTACGCAGAGTCTTTTGGAGCATTGAAAAAGAAGGGTAAGTAA
- a CDS encoding ABC transporter permease: MKLNPLSSYHNVAILEIFSIAAEALWSNKLRTGLTMLGVIIGISSVISITSVGQGVQKGVEREIQALGTNVLQVFAGAARNGNISQGQGSASTLTWEDSKAIAKQAPSAEAVSAYLQWTAQVVYGGQNTSTTIYGTDLHYPELRNTYPQQGRFFNQEELETAKQVVVLGPTVQKTLFKEGVRVIGERIRIQGDAYKVIGVMEAKGALGPMDRDDQVYIPLSSMSARLVGRNALSSVSVDGILIKASDRETLDAAEFQVTNLLRLRHNIHPPQPDDFKITSQADIINTFSSIVGLCTVMVVAIASISLIVGGIGIANIMLVSVVERTREIGIRKAVGATYSVILNQFLIEAIVISTVGGCIGTGTGICIAALAAVVFKFPFIVAPWSIIVGFGLSFVVGLLAGVIPARNAAKLDPIAALRSD, translated from the coding sequence ATGAAATTGAACCCGCTCAGCAGTTACCATAACGTAGCAATTTTAGAAATCTTTTCAATCGCAGCAGAGGCATTATGGAGCAATAAATTACGCACGGGATTGACTATGCTTGGTGTCATTATTGGGATATCTTCAGTTATTTCTATTACTTCTGTTGGTCAGGGTGTACAAAAGGGAGTTGAAAGGGAAATACAAGCCTTGGGTACGAATGTTTTGCAAGTCTTTGCTGGTGCTGCTAGAAACGGAAATATCAGTCAAGGACAGGGATCGGCGAGCACGTTAACTTGGGAGGATTCTAAAGCGATCGCAAAGCAAGCACCTTCTGCAGAGGCTGTTTCTGCTTACTTACAATGGACAGCACAAGTAGTTTATGGAGGGCAAAATACTTCAACAACAATTTACGGTACGGATTTACATTATCCAGAATTAAGAAATACTTATCCCCAGCAAGGAAGATTTTTTAATCAAGAGGAATTGGAAACTGCAAAACAAGTTGTTGTTTTGGGTCCAACAGTTCAAAAAACTCTTTTTAAAGAAGGTGTCCGGGTGATAGGAGAAAGAATCCGAATTCAAGGAGATGCTTATAAGGTGATTGGGGTGATGGAAGCTAAGGGTGCTCTCGGACCAATGGATCGAGATGACCAAGTTTATATTCCTTTAAGCAGCATGTCAGCAAGATTGGTTGGGCGAAATGCTTTATCGAGTGTTTCTGTTGATGGGATTTTGATTAAAGCAAGCGATCGCGAAACGTTAGATGCAGCCGAGTTTCAGGTTACCAATCTTTTACGTTTGCGTCACAATATTCACCCACCCCAACCTGATGATTTTAAAATTACCAGTCAAGCAGATATTATCAATACTTTTAGCAGTATCGTGGGTTTGTGTACGGTTATGGTAGTTGCGATCGCGAGTATTTCGTTAATAGTTGGAGGGATTGGAATTGCTAATATTATGCTAGTTTCTGTTGTGGAAAGAACGCGAGAAATCGGGATTCGTAAAGCTGTAGGAGCGACTTATTCAGTCATTCTCAACCAATTTTTAATAGAAGCGATCGTGATTTCTACAGTAGGAGGTTGTATTGGTACTGGAACCGGGATTTGTATTGCTGCATTAGCAGCCGTTGTGTTTAAATTTCCGTTTATCGTTGCACCTTGGTCAATTATAGTTGGTTTTGGGCTTTCGTTTGTGGTGGGGCTATTGGCTGGGGTTATACCCGCACGCAATGCAGCAAAATTAGACCCAATTGCTGCTTTAAGAAGTGATTGA
- a CDS encoding WYL domain-containing protein — protein sequence MQYSGFHLFERRGTIDCGVLKVRYRTSGQLANYKPRRKDEVIVCSDPEGKFRDIEATIDYWFWFRQRLLKYGESVQIISPQKLADEIKKEYQKIWEKLSAVESSRNQS from the coding sequence GTGCAGTATTCAGGATTCCATCTGTTTGAAAGACGGGGAACGATTGACTGTGGCGTCTTGAAAGTGCGTTATCGCACGAGCGGACAATTAGCCAATTATAAACCCCGACGCAAGGATGAAGTCATTGTTTGCAGTGACCCAGAAGGAAAATTTCGCGACATCGAAGCCACGATAGATTATTGGTTTTGGTTTCGTCAGCGTCTTTTGAAATATGGGGAAAGTGTTCAAATTATCAGCCCGCAAAAGCTGGCTGATGAGATCAAAAAAGAGTATCAGAAGATATGGGAAAAATTATCAGCAGTTGAAAGCAGTAGAAATCAAAGTTAA
- a CDS encoding efflux RND transporter periplasmic adaptor subunit — translation MTLDTSKPVKSSHLFRKKPFKKHSITSWVPWLLIPFLLGGMSYIVYRQLVIVPRQEALERVLTALVQRQSLPVTVSANGTIKPERSINISPKNAGVLKTLLVKEGDAVKKGQAIAYMDDSNLQGQLMQARGQLAQAEANLQKLIAGSRPEEIAQAKAQLDEALANLQKVVVGHRPQEIAQAEARLKNARASLRKAEDDFRRNQTLYKAGAISLQTLNQKRADRDSAQAQVMEVQQALVLQKEGSRQEDIEQARAVARQKKHALTLLEAGTRKEDIDAARAQVISARGALENVQTQINDTIIRVPFDGVVAKKFADPGSVVTPTTSASSVSSALSSSILSLASTNQVVTNVAETNIAKISLGQKVTITADAYPGKTFEGLVSQIAVQATVEQNVTSFEVKVTIISDSENLLKSGMNVEAQFQVERLKDALVVPTAAVVRRENLTGVLVAGRDRRPIFVPVEIGVTVENLTEIRAGLKGNEKVLLSLPMNYEIEPAQQLP, via the coding sequence ATGACACTTGATACATCAAAACCAGTAAAATCTTCACACTTATTCCGAAAAAAACCATTTAAGAAACACAGCATCACGAGTTGGGTACCTTGGCTACTCATCCCTTTTCTTTTAGGTGGAATGAGCTATATTGTTTACCGCCAGTTAGTGATTGTTCCCCGTCAAGAAGCGCTTGAGAGGGTTTTAACGGCTCTTGTACAGAGACAAAGCTTACCAGTAACAGTCTCTGCAAATGGAACGATTAAACCAGAAAGATCGATTAATATCAGTCCAAAAAATGCAGGTGTACTGAAAACACTACTAGTGAAGGAGGGAGATGCTGTTAAAAAAGGGCAAGCGATCGCTTACATGGATGACTCAAACCTCCAAGGACAACTCATGCAAGCACGCGGACAATTAGCACAAGCGGAAGCGAATTTGCAAAAATTGATTGCAGGTAGCCGTCCTGAAGAAATTGCTCAAGCAAAGGCTCAACTGGATGAAGCGTTAGCCAATTTACAAAAAGTTGTTGTCGGTCACCGCCCTCAAGAAATTGCTCAAGCGGAAGCACGCTTAAAAAACGCTAGAGCGAGTTTAAGAAAAGCAGAGGACGATTTTCGGCGCAATCAAACTCTGTATAAAGCTGGTGCTATTTCCCTTCAGACTTTAAATCAAAAACGTGCAGATCGAGATAGCGCTCAGGCTCAAGTTATGGAGGTACAGCAAGCACTGGTATTGCAAAAAGAAGGGTCCCGTCAAGAAGATATCGAACAAGCACGGGCTGTCGCCAGACAAAAAAAGCACGCCCTGACACTGTTAGAAGCAGGGACACGCAAAGAAGACATTGATGCAGCACGGGCTCAAGTGATATCTGCTCGTGGTGCGTTAGAAAATGTTCAAACACAAATCAATGACACTATCATTCGCGTCCCTTTTGATGGCGTTGTCGCTAAAAAGTTTGCCGATCCTGGATCTGTTGTAACTCCTACAACCTCTGCAAGTTCCGTCTCTTCGGCACTATCTTCTTCCATCCTGTCTCTGGCTTCTACAAATCAGGTAGTTACAAATGTTGCAGAAACAAACATTGCTAAGATAAGTCTCGGTCAGAAAGTCACGATTACAGCAGATGCTTATCCAGGAAAAACTTTTGAAGGTCTGGTCAGCCAAATTGCTGTCCAAGCAACTGTAGAGCAGAATGTCACCAGTTTTGAAGTTAAAGTTACAATTATCTCTGACTCGGAAAATTTATTGAAATCTGGGATGAATGTGGAAGCACAGTTTCAAGTCGAGCGCTTGAAAGATGCTCTAGTCGTTCCTACTGCAGCAGTGGTGCGCCGGGAAAATTTAACGGGTGTATTAGTCGCAGGTAGGGATCGCAGACCTATATTCGTACCTGTTGAAATTGGCGTTACGGTAGAAAACTTGACTGAAATTCGAGCGGGTTTGAAAGGAAATGAGAAGGTATTGCTCAGTCTTCCAATGAATTATGAAATTGAACCCGCTCAGCAGTTACCATAA